In Aequorivita sp. H23M31, a single window of DNA contains:
- a CDS encoding acyl-CoA dehydrogenase family protein, giving the protein MSLYFTEEHEFFRKSFQDFLQKEVVPHIDKWEKTGHIERFIWEKFGEMGYFGIYQSEKYGGLDLDLFYTVIFLEELQKINSGGFAAAMWAHAYLAMTHLKKEANHVQKEKYLTPSITGEKIGCLCITEPFGGSDVAGMRTTAIKKGDKYVLNGSKTFITNGIYSDYLIVAAKTAPELGNKGISIFVIDRDTPGISATKLDKLGWRASDTAEIAFDNVEIPVENLMGEENLGFPYIMQHFALERLIMGINAHARSEYALEYTIQYMKERTAFGKSISKFQALRHRVAQLASEIEVCKTFNYVTAKRLNDGEYVVKEATMSKLISTKVSDEVMTECLQFLGGYGYMEDYPLARLLRDSRLGPIGGGTSEILREIISKMVIEGVEYKPAT; this is encoded by the coding sequence ATGAGTTTATATTTTACAGAAGAACACGAATTTTTCAGAAAAAGTTTTCAGGATTTTCTTCAAAAAGAAGTAGTGCCACATATTGATAAATGGGAAAAAACCGGACATATCGAGCGGTTTATTTGGGAGAAATTCGGAGAGATGGGCTATTTTGGAATATACCAATCTGAAAAATACGGAGGTCTGGACCTCGATCTTTTCTATACCGTAATCTTTTTGGAGGAACTTCAAAAAATCAATTCTGGAGGTTTTGCTGCCGCCATGTGGGCACACGCTTATCTGGCGATGACACATTTGAAGAAGGAAGCCAATCACGTACAAAAGGAAAAGTATTTGACTCCGAGTATTACTGGTGAAAAAATAGGATGCCTTTGTATTACAGAGCCCTTTGGAGGAAGTGATGTTGCAGGAATGAGAACAACCGCCATAAAAAAGGGTGATAAATATGTTCTCAACGGGTCAAAAACTTTCATTACCAACGGTATTTACAGTGACTATTTGATCGTTGCCGCCAAAACCGCTCCCGAACTAGGAAACAAAGGAATTAGCATTTTTGTAATCGATCGTGATACTCCCGGCATTTCTGCAACCAAACTCGACAAACTGGGATGGAGAGCCAGCGACACTGCCGAAATTGCCTTTGACAATGTTGAAATTCCAGTAGAAAATTTGATGGGTGAGGAGAACCTAGGTTTTCCATACATTATGCAGCACTTCGCCTTGGAACGTTTAATTATGGGAATTAACGCACACGCCCGCAGTGAATATGCTTTGGAATATACAATCCAATATATGAAGGAAAGAACTGCCTTTGGGAAAAGTATTTCCAAGTTTCAGGCCCTCAGACATAGAGTTGCGCAATTGGCAAGTGAAATTGAAGTGTGCAAAACTTTCAATTACGTAACTGCTAAGCGACTAAACGATGGAGAATATGTGGTTAAGGAAGCCACCATGAGCAAACTGATTTCCACAAAAGTATCAGATGAAGTTATGACAGAATGTCTCCAGTTTTTGGGAGGATATGGTTATATGGAAGATTATCCATTAGCTCGATTATTGCGTGATAGCCGCTTGGGACCAATCGGTGGCGGTACTTCTGAAATACTTCGTGAAATCATATCCAAAATGGTTATCGAGGGAGTAGAGTATAAGCCGGCAACATAA
- a CDS encoding carboxypeptidase-like regulatory domain-containing protein yields MVQQKFRQLLILMMGLITATALSQTEIKGKVADFMTFGPIESASVYIQNTTVGTITNADGKFALMVPAKNMADTLVISSIGYSSYRAIISEFENGSDIFLEEDVASLDEVVLVADTRPKTGNEIMVRAIERLPENLPAEPYLEKGFLRHKERNKKEYKWLIEAAITLYDSDYGANAKDNLKINVDETRKSYDLRDIDSLFTYSAYLKNIGRSPKSGVVSRNSIKTSTLIDAIKWNDERVSGLDNLFKGKLNLIRNAGALGALFGKNMLERHQFHLDTVLVDNGRKIYKIKISKGADFVGLNTQGIYNEGFEPKGWIYVYYDNYAIKKVEYELIAASDVQKKRSKSLFDTQTLHKVVETYREYNGKMYPSYFYYETPKLVNVGDRSSERTKTESAPGFDKSEQYYYTIQEILFSDIIQDPELIEEELKENQWTADIFSPKPYNAEFWKNYNVLLESQEEEKLIMDLSKRATLFKE; encoded by the coding sequence ATGGTCCAGCAAAAATTTAGACAATTATTAATTTTAATGATGGGTTTAATAACCGCAACCGCTCTCTCCCAAACAGAGATTAAAGGGAAGGTTGCCGACTTTATGACTTTTGGCCCTATTGAAAGCGCAAGTGTCTATATTCAAAATACCACTGTTGGGACTATTACCAATGCCGATGGAAAATTTGCGCTTATGGTGCCTGCAAAAAATATGGCTGATACACTTGTAATATCCTCTATAGGTTATAGCAGTTATAGGGCGATAATCAGTGAATTTGAAAATGGTTCTGATATTTTTTTGGAGGAAGATGTTGCCTCATTGGATGAAGTTGTTCTGGTTGCCGATACAAGACCGAAAACAGGAAATGAAATAATGGTTCGGGCAATTGAGCGATTACCAGAAAACCTGCCGGCAGAACCTTATCTTGAGAAAGGGTTTTTAAGACATAAGGAAAGAAATAAAAAGGAATATAAATGGCTGATTGAAGCTGCAATTACCCTATATGATTCTGATTATGGAGCTAACGCCAAGGATAATCTAAAGATTAATGTAGATGAAACTAGAAAGAGTTACGATCTTCGGGATATTGACAGTCTTTTTACCTATTCCGCGTATCTTAAAAATATAGGAAGAAGTCCAAAATCGGGTGTGGTGAGTCGAAATTCGATTAAAACTTCAACCTTAATCGATGCCATTAAATGGAATGACGAACGGGTGAGTGGCCTTGATAATCTTTTTAAGGGAAAACTTAATCTCATTAGAAATGCCGGTGCTTTGGGGGCATTGTTTGGAAAGAATATGCTGGAAAGACATCAATTCCATTTAGACACAGTTTTGGTGGATAACGGCAGAAAAATTTATAAAATAAAGATATCCAAAGGTGCAGATTTTGTGGGATTAAACACACAAGGTATTTATAATGAAGGATTTGAACCGAAGGGGTGGATTTATGTTTATTACGACAATTACGCTATTAAAAAAGTTGAATATGAATTGATAGCAGCTTCCGATGTTCAGAAAAAACGAAGTAAAAGTCTTTTCGACACCCAAACGCTTCATAAAGTTGTGGAAACCTACCGAGAATACAATGGTAAAATGTATCCTAGTTATTTCTACTATGAAACCCCCAAACTTGTCAATGTTGGCGACCGTTCTTCTGAAAGAACCAAAACCGAGTCCGCTCCTGGATTTGATAAGAGCGAACAATATTATTATACCATTCAGGAAATTCTTTTTTCGGATATAATTCAAGATCCAGAGCTTATTGAAGAAGAGTTGAAAGAAAACCAGTGGACCGCCGATATCTTTTCTCCAAAACCCTATAACGCTGAATTCTGGAAAAACTATAATGTACTATTGGAAAGCCAGGAAGAGGAAAAACTTATCATGGATTTGAGCAAACGTGCGACATTATTTAAAGAGTAA
- a CDS encoding RNA polymerase sigma factor: MKENLEHIFVKELEENQNIVHKICRLYTNDQDAHNDLFQEITIQLWKAFPKFRGESKFSTWMYRVALNTAITLYRKSKRSIKTQDFEGVSFKIASEDYDNTEERQLTQMYSAVKELNDIDKALVFLYLEDKNYKEISDTLGITEVNARVKMNRVKDKIRKILNP, from the coding sequence TTGAAGGAAAATCTCGAACATATATTTGTTAAGGAGCTGGAAGAGAACCAAAACATCGTGCATAAAATCTGTCGTTTATACACCAATGACCAAGATGCGCACAATGATTTGTTTCAGGAAATAACCATTCAGCTCTGGAAAGCCTTTCCAAAATTTCGAGGAGAATCGAAGTTTAGTACTTGGATGTATCGCGTGGCGCTCAACACTGCCATTACACTTTACAGAAAATCAAAACGTAGCATTAAAACACAGGATTTTGAAGGCGTGAGCTTTAAAATTGCTTCGGAAGATTATGACAACACAGAAGAAAGACAACTAACGCAAATGTACAGTGCCGTAAAGGAGTTAAACGATATTGATAAGGCTTTGGTCTTTCTTTATTTGGAAGACAAGAATTATAAAGAAATATCCGATACCTTAGGAATTACTGAAGTAAATGCAAGAGTGAAAATGAACAGGGTAAAAGATAAAATACGAAAGATTTTAAATCCCTAA
- a CDS encoding NAD(P)/FAD-dependent oxidoreductase, producing MNVPDTNLPRIIVIGGGFAGISFIKRLKGEKVQIVLFDRHNYHTFQPLLYQVSTGGLEPDSIAYPLRKIFRKHTDFHFRMAEVKHINTKENSISTSVGSLSFDYLVIATGTRTNYFSNENIAHYSMPMKTVPQALNIRSLILQNIEEADRAQSESERRRFLNFVIAGGGPTGVELSGALAEFRKGILENDYPELDEDEMEVHLIEGQDRVLPPMSEQVSKKAQRFLEKLGVKVHLSTLISDYDGTTVTTKDGKTFKTATFIWAAGVTGAPVEGINASAIVEKVNRYKVDHFNKIEDIDNVYALGDIALMTTEDYPKGHPQVAQPAIQQGKRLGKNFKKMLKGEKMEPFKYFDKGTMATVGRNKAVVDIGNLHFGGAIAWFLWMFVHLWFLVGFRNRVITFFNWTYNYINFDKAARLIIRPFKRN from the coding sequence ATGAATGTTCCAGATACCAACTTACCCCGAATTATTGTTATTGGTGGCGGTTTTGCCGGGATCTCCTTTATAAAGAGGCTCAAAGGGGAAAAGGTGCAGATCGTGCTTTTTGACCGGCATAATTACCACACCTTTCAACCCTTGCTATATCAAGTTTCTACCGGTGGTTTGGAGCCGGATTCAATTGCATACCCGCTTCGAAAGATCTTTAGAAAACACACCGATTTCCATTTTAGGATGGCGGAAGTAAAGCATATTAATACCAAAGAAAACAGTATTTCCACATCTGTGGGAAGTTTGTCTTTTGACTATTTGGTAATTGCTACGGGGACCCGCACCAATTATTTTAGTAATGAAAACATTGCACATTATAGTATGCCGATGAAAACCGTGCCACAGGCATTGAATATTCGGAGTTTGATTCTGCAGAATATTGAAGAAGCCGATAGGGCCCAAAGTGAAAGTGAACGTCGGCGTTTCCTAAATTTTGTAATAGCGGGCGGAGGTCCAACCGGAGTTGAATTATCCGGAGCCTTGGCGGAATTCAGAAAGGGAATTCTCGAGAATGATTATCCCGAACTGGACGAGGATGAAATGGAAGTGCATTTAATAGAAGGCCAGGATAGAGTTTTACCGCCAATGAGCGAACAGGTTTCAAAAAAAGCACAGCGATTTCTAGAAAAACTTGGAGTGAAGGTGCATCTAAGTACCTTAATAAGCGACTATGACGGAACTACAGTTACCACAAAAGACGGAAAAACATTTAAAACAGCAACTTTTATTTGGGCTGCGGGTGTTACAGGCGCGCCGGTAGAGGGAATAAATGCATCCGCAATAGTTGAAAAAGTCAATCGATACAAAGTTGACCACTTTAATAAAATAGAGGATATTGATAATGTTTATGCCCTGGGAGATATTGCATTAATGACAACAGAGGATTACCCCAAAGGACATCCCCAAGTTGCACAACCAGCAATTCAACAAGGGAAGCGACTTGGGAAAAATTTTAAAAAGATGCTTAAAGGAGAAAAAATGGAGCCGTTTAAGTATTTTGATAAAGGAACAATGGCCACAGTTGGAAGAAACAAGGCTGTGGTTGATATTGGAAATCTTCATTTTGGTGGGGCAATAGCTTGGTTTTTATGGATGTTTGTACACCTTTGGTTTTTAGTAGGTTTTCGGAATAGGGTAATAACCTTCTTCAATTGGACTTATAATTATATCAATTTTGATAAAGCCGCACGATTGATTATTAGGCCGTTTAAGAGGAATTAA